A portion of the Candidatus Neomarinimicrobiota bacterium genome contains these proteins:
- a CDS encoding PAS domain-containing protein: MIVQLIFNAALLIALSSLYSVVVHYRRDGSIGNKLLKGLLFGIISVAGMNLPVHYQSGIFYDGRSIVLVLAGLFGGGYTSLVSVLIAATYRTLIGGPGTMAGIATIITSAGTGLIFRKLWHNDPLKMGPWTLLRVGIVAHIFMLASQLLLPWEVALNTIACIWKPVMLVFPVATLLMGLLLGNEERRVLMEKRLRESKTSLHIAQEIARMGSWEYDLKSDKASWSENTPIVFGLSRQSETLKYENFVHVVHPEDKHLLLATVETIKKKKAPVEVELRIVVPGGYIRYIHNKLIPVLENGEVVIIKGVSMDTTELRTVDIQLKNNLKEKEILLKEIHHRVKNNLNVIISLLNMQRRYIRTKEDALKAVDEIRNRIFSMSLVHAKLYKSDNFSRIDMKDYIETIIRHYLQATNLEKNIQADIQVDSVYLDINTAIPCGLIINELVTNILKHAFPNRNKGKIHIFFHPLEDSKLELVIGDDGIGLNHDVNVLQSDTLGLRIVHLLAAQIHGEVHIFNEKGTTFTIVFPNKKLS, translated from the coding sequence ATGATTGTACAGCTTATTTTCAATGCCGCTTTATTGATTGCTTTATCTTCGCTTTATAGTGTAGTTGTACATTATCGCCGGGATGGGTCCATTGGAAATAAACTGTTAAAAGGACTGTTATTTGGCATTATATCCGTGGCCGGAATGAATCTGCCGGTTCATTATCAGTCGGGGATTTTCTATGATGGACGATCCATTGTGCTTGTACTGGCCGGATTGTTCGGTGGAGGATATACTTCCCTGGTATCTGTGCTGATTGCCGCCACATACCGGACACTTATTGGTGGCCCGGGAACCATGGCAGGAATCGCAACAATCATTACCAGTGCCGGTACCGGCCTGATATTTCGCAAACTCTGGCATAATGATCCTCTCAAAATGGGTCCATGGACTTTATTGCGCGTTGGAATTGTTGCCCACATATTCATGCTTGCCAGCCAGCTCCTTCTGCCCTGGGAAGTGGCATTGAACACCATTGCCTGTATCTGGAAACCGGTGATGCTTGTATTTCCGGTGGCAACCCTGTTGATGGGGCTCTTACTTGGAAATGAAGAACGGCGTGTACTGATGGAAAAACGCCTCAGGGAGAGCAAAACTTCGCTCCATATTGCCCAGGAAATTGCCCGTATGGGAAGCTGGGAATATGATTTGAAAAGCGATAAGGCTTCGTGGTCGGAAAACACCCCCATTGTTTTTGGTCTCTCCCGGCAATCTGAAACGCTGAAATATGAGAATTTTGTCCATGTTGTCCATCCTGAAGACAAGCATTTGCTTCTGGCGACTGTGGAGACTATCAAAAAGAAGAAAGCCCCTGTTGAAGTCGAATTAAGGATTGTGGTTCCCGGAGGATACATCCGTTATATACACAACAAACTGATTCCGGTCCTTGAAAATGGTGAAGTGGTTATTATAAAAGGAGTCAGTATGGATACCACCGAACTCCGGACAGTGGATATCCAATTAAAAAATAATCTGAAAGAAAAAGAGATTCTCCTGAAGGAAATTCACCATCGGGTTAAGAATAATCTGAATGTGATCATCAGCCTTCTGAATATGCAAAGGCGGTATATCCGGACGAAAGAGGACGCATTGAAAGCCGTTGATGAAATCCGCAACCGGATTTTTTCCATGAGTCTGGTCCATGCAAAGCTCTATAAATCCGATAATTTTTCCCGGATAGACATGAAAGATTATATTGAAACTATTATCCGGCACTATTTACAGGCAACTAACCTGGAAAAGAATATCCAGGCGGATATTCAGGTGGATTCGGTCTACCTGGATATTAATACGGCAATCCCCTGTGGATTAATCATCAATGAATTAGTGACCAATATTTTAAAACACGCTTTTCCAAATCGCAACAAGGGTAAAATTCATATATTTTTTCACCCGTTGGAAGACTCAAAATTGGAACTTGTCATCGGAGACGACGGTATAGGGTTGAATCATGATGTCAACGTATTACAGTCTGACACTCTGGGGCTACGTATTGTCCATCTGTTGGCAGCCCAGATTCATGGGGAGGTTCACATTTTCAATGAAAAGGGGACGACTTTCACTATCGTTTTTCCCAATAAAAAATTGTCATAA
- a CDS encoding polysaccharide deacetylase family protein: MILLVYAGCTASKQDKALVYSHGAVTRTDTSQKQIHLVFTGDEYADGGPVIREVLDKYGIKASFFLTGNFYRNPDFQPIIEGLREDGHYLGAHSDRHLLYASWENRDSTLVSREEFERDVLNNYREMFRFGIQKEEAPYYLPSYEWYNEEIARWTKELGLVLVNFSPGTYSNADYTIPDMGNRYIPSDTIFERILNYEEDNGLNGFILLLHIGVHPERPDPFYYQLDSLIQVLKKRGYTFNLLDKAIPS, encoded by the coding sequence ATGATATTGCTTGTTTATGCCGGATGTACGGCATCTAAACAAGACAAAGCACTGGTATACAGCCATGGTGCTGTTACACGGACTGACACCAGTCAGAAACAAATCCATCTGGTATTTACGGGCGATGAGTATGCCGACGGTGGACCGGTTATTCGTGAAGTTTTGGACAAATATGGCATTAAAGCCTCTTTTTTTCTGACGGGCAATTTCTATAGGAACCCTGATTTCCAGCCCATCATTGAGGGATTGCGGGAGGATGGCCATTACCTGGGAGCTCATTCTGACAGGCACTTGTTATATGCCAGCTGGGAAAATCGCGATTCCACCCTGGTCAGCCGGGAAGAATTTGAAAGGGATGTGCTGAACAATTACCGGGAGATGTTCCGCTTTGGCATCCAAAAAGAAGAGGCACCTTATTATCTGCCGTCTTATGAATGGTATAACGAAGAAATTGCCCGCTGGACAAAGGAATTAGGACTTGTTCTGGTCAATTTCAGTCCAGGCACCTATTCAAATGCCGATTATACCATCCCGGACATGGGAAACCGTTATATCCCGTCGGATACCATCTTTGAACGGATTCTAAATTATGAGGAAGACAACGGGTTGAACGGGTTTATATTACTTTTACATATTGGTGTTCATCCTGAAAGGCCCGACCCCTTTTATTATCAACTGGATTCTTTGATACAGGTATTGAAAAAGCGGGGGTACACTTTCAACCTTCTGGACAAAGCTATTCCATCCTGA